TCGTCCACCAGAAGCACCCGCCGCCCTTCCGCCAGGGCAGGCTGCGCGGTAAACGCCCCCCGCACATTTTCCAGCCGTTCGCGGGCGTTTTTGCCCTCCTGCTTTTCCGTGCGGCGGCTTTTCTGCAGCGCGCGGGGCTCGCAGGGCGTTTGCAGATACGCCGCCAGCGGCTTTGCCAGCCGGTCCGGCGGGTTGTATCCCCGCGCGCCGCCCCGTGCCGTCGGCACGGGCGTCACCAGGTCAAAGCGGGCCAGCGGCGGCGGGGTCTTAAGAGTTATTATACCACGTTTTTGCGCCAATGTGCAACCAAAAACTGCCTGCGCCAGCTCCGCCGCAAAGTACCCGGCATAGCAGGCACGGCCGCCGTTCTTCATGCGCAGCACGGCGGTGCGCACGCAGCCCTTGTAACGGTACAGCGCCGCCGCGCCGGCCAGCCGCCCAAAATGGTGGTCGCCCGCCGCCAGCCTCGGCACCGGCAGCCGCAGGGCCGCCGCCTCTTTTTCACACGCCTCGCAGCGGGTGCACAGGCCCAGCACCCCGTCGCAGAACGGGCACCGCCGGGGGTACAGCAGCGCCAGGGCAGGGCGCAGGATCCCCGGCCCGCTCACTGTTCGCCCCCGTGCTGTAAAAGGCCGGCCAGGCAGCTGTAGCGCAGGTTCTGTCGCACGTTTTCCACCATGCGCTGCACGGTGGCCCCCTGCCCCGCCAGAATGCACAGGCGCTTTGCCCGGGTCACGCCTGTGTACAGCAGGTTGCGGTAACAAAGCTTGGGGGGCGTGTCGCTCACCGGCACCACCACCGCGGCAAACTCGCTGCCCTGGCTCTTGTGCACGGTAACAGCGTATGCGATCTCCAGCTCGGGAATGTTTTCCGGGGTGTAAAGCAGCTTTCGGTCGTCCATCTGCACCAGCAGCGTGCGCTCGGCCGCATCCACCTTCAAAATCACGCCCATATCGCCGTTGAAGGCCCCCACGCCCGCCTCGCCGCCGTCCCGTTCATAGGGGATCAGGTAATCGTTGCGCACCTGCATTACCTTGTCGCCCAGGCGGAAGGTCTGGCCGTTCATCTGCAATTCAGGCTTGTCCGGCAGGGGCGGGTTCAGCAGCTCCTGCAGGCGCTGGTTCAGCGCGGCGGTGCCCACCGGCCCCAGCTTTGTGGGGCAGAGCACCTGGATGTCCCGCACCGGGTCCAGCCCGTAGCTTTTGGGCAGCCGGGCGCTCACCAGGTCGCACACCAGCTGCTGGCAGGCAAGGCCGGCCGCCTGCAAAAAGAAAAAGTCGCTGTTTTTATCGCCCCGCTGGGGCATGAGCCCCTGCACAATGCGGTGGGCGTTCTCCACAATCAGGCTGCTGGCGCTTTGCCGGAAGATGCGGGTCAGGCAGACCGTGGGCACCGCCCCGCTGCGCACCACCTCGCCCAAAATGTTGCCGGGCCCCACGCTGGGCAGCTGATCCGCGTCGCCCACCATCACAATGCGGCACCCGTGTTTCAGGGCCGCCAAAAGGCTCTGGAACAGCTTCACGTCCACCATGCTCATCTCGTCCAGCACCACCACGTCGTACTTGAGCAGGTTCTTCTCGTTGTGGATAAACCGCAGAAGGCGGCTTTGAGGGTCGTAGTCCACCTCCAGCAGCCGGTGGATGGTCTGCGCCTTCTGGCCGGTCAATTCGGCAAGCCGCTTGGCCGCCCGGCCTGTGGGGGCGCACAGCGCCACCCGGTCCGCCTGGTGCTGGAACAGGCTCAAAATGGCGTTCACCGTGGTGGTCTTGCCTGTTCCGGGGCCGCCCGTCAGCACCATTACATTGCTGCACAGCGCCATCTCAATGGCCTTTCGCTGCTCCGGCGCATAGGCAAACCCCTGGGCCTGCTCCAGCACCTGGATGTTCCGCTCCAGCCCCTTTGGCTGGGGCGCCGGGTAGCGGGTCAGGTCCCACAGGCGGGCCGCAATATCCCGCTCGGCCTGCAAAAGGTCCGGCAGGTACACATAGTCCCGCCCGCCGCAGGCGTAAACGGCAGCCTCGCCCTCGGCCAGGGCCGTGTCCAGCTCACGCTCCACCGCCGCCTCGCTCACTCCCAGAAAGCGGGCCGCCGTGGCCAGCAGCTGTTCCTTCGGCAGGCAGGTGTGGCCGTTGCCGCTGTTGTGCCGCAGGGTATACGAAAGGCCGGCCCACACCCGCAGCGAGCCGTCCTGTGCCAACTGCAGCTCGGCCGCCATGGCGTCCACCTGCTTAAATTTCAAAAACAGCGGCTCTGCACACAAAAGGTAGGGGTTTTGGCTCACCGCCTCCACCGTGGCGGGCCCCAGGTGGCGGTACACCTCCACCGCCCGGGCGGGCGATATCCCAAACCGGCCCAGATAAGCCACCGCCTCCCGCACGCCGAACATCCGCTTGAACTCATTCGAAATCGCGGCCGCCTTGTCCGGCGTGATCCCCCGCAGCTCGGTGAGGCGCAGCGGTTCGTTTGCAATGACTTCCAGGCTGTCGGCCCCAAACTTTTCCACCAGCTTTTTCGCCGTGGCCGGGCCGACGTAGGGCAGCGCCCCGCTGGAAAGATAGGCCAGGGTGGCGGCCAGGTCCTGGGGCATGCTGGCCTCGCAGGTGGCCGCCCGGAACTGGGGGCCGTGGGCGGGGTGGGTCTCAAATTTGCCGTACAGGGTCACGCTCTCGCCGGGGTTCACCTCGCCCACCACGCCGGTCACCACATGCACCTCGCCCCCGGCGTTCACCTCGAACACGGCATAGCCGCTGTCCTGGTTTTCATAAATGACGTGCTCGATCACGCCCTCCATGCGCAGCAGCTCCTCCTGCCCCTCGCTCATCCCGCTCACCTGCCCTTCGCCGCACTTTTTTGCATTGCTAAACATTATAACCCACCCCGCCCCTTTTTGTAAACCAAAAGCCCGCCGGTTCAGCTGAACCGGCGGGCTTTTCACAGGTTTACCAAAACAGGGCGATAAGCGCCAGCGCAAACAGGATCTGGCAGCCGCCCACCGAAAGGCCGTACAGCAGGGCCTTGGGCCCCTCGGCCGCCAGATCCCGGAACTTCACCCGCATGCCAATGGCGGCCAGTGCAATGATCTCGAACTGCTGGCTCACCGCCTTGGCCGCCGCCCCCACCGGGGCGGGCACCAGGTGCAGCGTGTTGGCGGCCGCGAAAATGAAAAAGCCCACGATGAACCAGGGCACCCCGGCTTTTACCTTGCCCGCAGCCGCGCCCGCGCCCCGCTCAAACAGGGGGCCGTCGTTTTTTTCCACGCTCATGCGCGAGAACGCCAGCGCCACCAGCACAATGAACACGATGCGGATGATCTTAAAGATCGTGGCCGTCTGCACCACCTCGCCGCCCACCAGCTGGGCCGCCGCGATCACCTGCCCGATCGACTGGGTGATCCCGCCGATCATGGCCGAGCTGCGCAGGGTTTCGTGCCCGTACACAAGCCCGGTGATCAGCGGCAGCGCCAGGATCATAAAGGTGCCCGTCACGTTCACCACCGTGATCGAGATCCCCTTGTCTTTGCTCTCCGCCTTGATGACCGGCGACACCGTGGCAATGGCGGACGAGCCGCACACCGCGTTGCCCGCGCCCATCAGCAGGCTGAACTTTTTGCCAAAGCCCAGCTTGCGGCCGATCCAATAGGCGGCCAGAATGGTAAGCCCCATCTGGCAGGCAATAAAGCCCAGCCCCGGCAGGCCCAGTGCCAGGATATCCCCCAGCAGCAGGGTAGCGCCGGTCAGCACAATGGAATATTCCAGCAGGTTCCGCTCAGAAAATTTGGTGCCCGCGTCAAAGCAGGGCTTATTTAAAAACGTGTTGCCGCACACGATCCCCAGCCCGATGGCGAACAGCGCAGCCCCCACCGCAGGGGCCAGCCGCGCAATGCCCTGGGCAATGGCTGCAATCACCAGGCACACCAAAAAGCCCGGCCCGTTTTTTACAATAAAGTTTTTCATATCCGATTCCTCTTTCCCCATCAAACGGAACATTTTTCCTGTTTCCTCTTGATTATAGAGGCGGATATATATAAAATCAAATTAGGATTTCGCGTTTAATTATAAGTAATTTTTATAAATCGAGGCAGCTATGCTGGAAACAAAACTTTACACCTTCCTTAAATTGGCCGAATGCGGCAGCACGACCCGCTGTGCAGAGCAGCTGCACATCACCCAGCCCGCCGTGAGCCAGCATTTAAAAGCGCTGGAAGCGGAATACGGGCTTTGCCTGTTTGCGCGCGAGGGCCGCCGCCTGGTGCTCACGCCCGAGGGCAAGCGTTTTTACCACCTCGCGCGCCGTCTGGCCACCATGGACCGGCAGCTGCGCGAACTGGCGGTCCATGCGCAGCCCCCGGCCCTGCGCTTCGGCGCCACCCTTTCCATCAGCGAGGGGGTAATGCCAAGCCTGCTGCCCGCACTTGCCGGGCGCTTTCCCTCCCTGCCCATCCGGCTGGTCACGGCCAATACCGCGGCGCTGCTCGAACAGCTGGAAAACGGCGCCTTGGATTTTGCGCTGATCGAGGGCAATTTCGACCGGCAGCGCTACGCCTGGCGCCCCTTTATGCAGGCCCGCTTTCTGGGGCTATGCCGGGCCGGCGGGCCGTACAGCCATTTTACCCGGCTGGAAGAATGCCTTACCGCGCCGCTGCTGCTGCGCGAAAAGGGCAGCGGCAGCCGGGATATCTTCGAGAGCGAGTGCCTCGCCCACAACCTGCATCCCGGCGACTTTGCGTGCCTGCACGAGATCGACAGTATCCCGGTCATTCTGCAAATGGCCGCGCAGGATAGGGGCGTCACCTTTGCCTACGAGTGCGCCGCCCGCCCCCTGCTGCGCGCAGGGCTGCTGCAGGCCATTCCCCTTACCGACTTTGGTCTCGTGCGTCCTTTCTGCTTTGTCACGCTGCCCAACAGCCTCGCCGCCGAGCGCAGCGCCGAGCTGGCCGCAATCCTGGAACAGCTCGCGCGTGGGCTGTCCAGCGCCGCCCCGGGCTGAGCCGCCGCTGGCATTTGAAAAACGGGGCCCCGGCTGTGAACAGCCCCAGTAAAAACGGACAATAGACAAACGGCCCCCTGATGTAGGAAAATAAGACTACATGAGGGGGCAATTTTATGAAAAAACGGAAGTACACAAAAGTGGAAACAATGGAAGCAGAAATTATGGAGATGCGGGGGGCGGGAAAGACACGGCGCGAGATAGGCGAGCGGTTAGGGTTAACACTCAAACAGGTTGAAACATGGATTACACGGTATAACCGAAAACAGGCAAAGCTGGCGGCGGGAATCATACCTCGTCCTAAGGGAAGGCCGAGGAGTGATGCCACACCAAGAAATGTGGAGGCAGAGCAGGCCTACGAGATCAACCGTCTGCGGATGGAAAACAAGCTACTGCGGG
This window of the Oscillospiraceae bacterium genome carries:
- the recD gene encoding ATP-dependent RecD-like DNA helicase, with product MFSNAKKCGEGQVSGMSEGQEELLRMEGVIEHVIYENQDSGYAVFEVNAGGEVHVVTGVVGEVNPGESVTLYGKFETHPAHGPQFRAATCEASMPQDLAATLAYLSSGALPYVGPATAKKLVEKFGADSLEVIANEPLRLTELRGITPDKAAAISNEFKRMFGVREAVAYLGRFGISPARAVEVYRHLGPATVEAVSQNPYLLCAEPLFLKFKQVDAMAAELQLAQDGSLRVWAGLSYTLRHNSGNGHTCLPKEQLLATAARFLGVSEAAVERELDTALAEGEAAVYACGGRDYVYLPDLLQAERDIAARLWDLTRYPAPQPKGLERNIQVLEQAQGFAYAPEQRKAIEMALCSNVMVLTGGPGTGKTTTVNAILSLFQHQADRVALCAPTGRAAKRLAELTGQKAQTIHRLLEVDYDPQSRLLRFIHNEKNLLKYDVVVLDEMSMVDVKLFQSLLAALKHGCRIVMVGDADQLPSVGPGNILGEVVRSGAVPTVCLTRIFRQSASSLIVENAHRIVQGLMPQRGDKNSDFFFLQAAGLACQQLVCDLVSARLPKSYGLDPVRDIQVLCPTKLGPVGTAALNQRLQELLNPPLPDKPELQMNGQTFRLGDKVMQVRNDYLIPYERDGGEAGVGAFNGDMGVILKVDAAERTLLVQMDDRKLLYTPENIPELEIAYAVTVHKSQGSEFAAVVVPVSDTPPKLCYRNLLYTGVTRAKRLCILAGQGATVQRMVENVRQNLRYSCLAGLLQHGGEQ
- a CDS encoding membrane protein, whose translation is MFRLMGKEESDMKNFIVKNGPGFLVCLVIAAIAQGIARLAPAVGAALFAIGLGIVCGNTFLNKPCFDAGTKFSERNLLEYSIVLTGATLLLGDILALGLPGLGFIACQMGLTILAAYWIGRKLGFGKKFSLLMGAGNAVCGSSAIATVSPVIKAESKDKGISITVVNVTGTFMILALPLITGLVYGHETLRSSAMIGGITQSIGQVIAAAQLVGGEVVQTATIFKIIRIVFIVLVALAFSRMSVEKNDGPLFERGAGAAAGKVKAGVPWFIVGFFIFAAANTLHLVPAPVGAAAKAVSQQFEIIALAAIGMRVKFRDLAAEGPKALLYGLSVGGCQILFALALIALFW
- a CDS encoding LysR family transcriptional regulator, which produces MLETKLYTFLKLAECGSTTRCAEQLHITQPAVSQHLKALEAEYGLCLFAREGRRLVLTPEGKRFYHLARRLATMDRQLRELAVHAQPPALRFGATLSISEGVMPSLLPALAGRFPSLPIRLVTANTAALLEQLENGALDFALIEGNFDRQRYAWRPFMQARFLGLCRAGGPYSHFTRLEECLTAPLLLREKGSGSRDIFESECLAHNLHPGDFACLHEIDSIPVILQMAAQDRGVTFAYECAARPLLRAGLLQAIPLTDFGLVRPFCFVTLPNSLAAERSAELAAILEQLARGLSSAAPG